Below is a genomic region from Methanomethylovorans hollandica DSM 15978.
TTATTGTTGTTTTTTAGTTCAATCTTCATGTATTTTAATAGTTCTTGTCGATGATTATCGATAACATGTAGGTCAAGATCATCCCATATGTAGTCTTCTTCCCAACAATCAACAAATTCATAACAATCTAGGCCTTTCTTAGTAACCAATTGAACTATAATAGAGCCCCAACCATATTTGTGTTCACATATTATACCGAAGTCTCTGGATTTGATTTCCTTTACTTCTTCTTTTGTTAGAGGAATTCCATTAATTTCAATTCCAGAGATATCATTATCGGTGATGTATAAATCGTTGTCATTGGATTCGCATTTCCATACATGCCCTGTTAATTCTTCAATGGTGTTTTTGATAGCATCTTTGAGGTCGAGGCCATCTTGTGCTTGTGTTATTTGTAACGCGAATATGAGTGATACTTCATGATTTCGGCTACCATCATCTATAATTGATGTTATTGTCATACGTTCCTCATTGCTATCTTTTTTTTAAAAAAAAAGTTATAGTAAACCTTCTTCTGTAAGCATCTTATAACTGAAATCCTTATAAGAAAGCCAATTATCCGGATTGAATTCGCTTACTTTTTTTTCATCTATTGCCTGATCGATTCCGTTGGCCTTTAGATCACATAATTGTTTCATGTATTCATCTATTGTTCCTTCTAAAAGGACAAAATGGATATTAGGCTCTTTCTTTTGTTGAGGTCTCAGTATCCTTGAGTATGCTTGTCTTGTTTTTGATGGAGTCCAGTTAACATCGACAACGATTACAGTAGACGCTTCCGGGATGTTAAGTGCAGTTTCTCCACATGTTGTAGTTGCAAGCATTACATTAATATCAGGAGATGTCTGGAATTTTTCCTTGTCTGTTATTCTCTTGTCAATTGATATTTCTCCAGTGAAGAGAATTGAATTTATTTGTTCCTGATTTAATATCCGGTGCATGTAACTAAGGAATTCTGGTCTTTCAGAGAATACGATTATTTTTTCTCCGTTATTAATAGCATTCCTAATCAGTTCAATTGTTTTTATTTGCTTTTGGGTTGAATCATGATTCCATTCAAATCCTGGAATATCAGTTTTACTGCTTTGTGGAATTGTAGATGCAAACTGGAGTTTAGTGAGATGAGAAATTACAATAGCATTGCTAATGTTATGGCTTGAATCATATTTCATTATTTCAAGCTGTTCTCTGAACCATTTTGCATAGTTTTCCAGCCATTTTTTGTAGTATAACAAGTGGTCAGTATCTGGTTTTATCAAGTGGTTATGAAATACAGGTGTTGGACATTTCATGTATGGTTTGACTTCTGGTTCGTTTGTTACCCTGCGGATCATCTTTGGTGCAAGCATTTTATACCATTCATTAATATCTTTGACCATTGGTACTTCCATGGACCTCATGCCTTTGTCGAGTGTTTGAGCAAACTGTTCAGATACCCATGTAGTCTTGATGAACGTTTCATTAAATTTGCGAGTTCCTGAAGTAAATTGATAGCCTTCATCGACAGGGTAACGATATCCGTATGGATTAAGTTCTGTGCCATCGCCCCATGCTGCTACCAGCAACGAGAAAATGTTTCTGGGATAATTATTAATTATCGTTCCAGTGGCTTCTATAATTCTCTTGCATCTTCCGAACATTTGTCTGGCTGCAAGAGAGCGATTTGAATCGGCTGCTTTGAGATTATGTGCTTCGTCAAATGCCACGAATTTGATCTTTTTCTTCAGGACTTTAATATACGGTTTTTTCAGTCCGTCGATTTTTGTCCATAATTTATTATATGAGATAATATTGAATTGTTTTAGGTTATCTAATTCTTTTCTGGAATCGATTACGTTTACGTTTTTAATTCCTAAGTTATTAAATTCGGTGAGGAATTCTTTGATGTTTCTTGATTCTACAACTATCAGAGCATGTTCATGTCCAGATAATATAATTGATGCAATTATACATCGGGTTTTTCCAACACCCATATCACCTGTATACATTACACCGGATTTCATGCACATTCTGATAACATCGTCTTTTTGATATGGCCACAACCAATCGATACCAAGCTTATCGAGTTTCTTGTGAAGCTCTTCATACTTTGCAGCATATTTGGTTCTGATACCATTTTCAGAGTATTTGTTAATCCAGATTCCTTTATCTTCATCATATACCGCTTTTTCAAAAGGAGTCATTTCGAGTTCTTTTCTTTGAGTAATTTTCTTGTACCAGTTGAATACCTGATCATCGAAAACAACATCCAATCCCTTTCTTTCAAGATGTTCTTTCATCTGCATTATGGTATCCAGACCATCGTTAACAATGTTCATTCTCCTGCAGTTCCATTGCCATATCGAGAAATTTGTTTGGTTTCCGCGATTGTATTTCTTTCCGTATGAATCAATGGCTTCCTGCAGTTTTAATGCTGACAGCATGTCTTTTGCAGAGAAAACTAGTCCAGAGCTATTTGCATTGACAGATATACGAATTTTTTTTGCATATTCAAGTGATAAAGTTGGTTTGGAAGGTACAGATATTGACTCTATTTCTGCATGTGGTTGAAGATCGAGATCATATAATGGATATTCATTTGCAGTATCTATTTTTTCCAGTAATTTTTTGTATCCCTCGGAGTTTTTCCATATCTCGATTTTTTCCGGGAGCTGTTCCATTGTTTCTACGGTGAGATGCATTGTTTCTAGTTTGTTGTACCAGTAGTCGTATGGAATATAGACTACAAGAGAACAATTCCATTCTGTTCCGTATTCTTTGAATGCTTCAGAGGGTAGATCGATTCTAAGCAATTTTTTGTGCTGGATAGATGCCCATTTTTCAAATGAATATGTACTTGAATTTGTAAAGAAAGATGTTGGAAGAATTGCTCCAACTACTGTTCTTGATGATTCAAGAGCAATTTCAAGAGCTGCAATATGAGATTCAATTGACGATCTCGGACCAAGTTTCCCCCAATTTGCGTTTATTAATGGGATATTTTTCTTTTCTATTTGTAGTGAGAAAGGGGGATTGATTATGAAAGCATCAACCATTGTTCTTTCTTTTGATGTTAGCAGGTATCTGTCGTTTTCTGGAATTGCTCCATGCTTAAAAGATGTATGATTGATAAGGTTATCATTGATTATTGTATCATTTGGCCAGATGTATTTAGCAATTGAAAATGCGTTATTATCGAGTTCAATTCCATATAATCTATTGTTATTTGGTATGAACTGGAACATGGATCCTATTCCCATGGAATTGTCCATGATAGTAAGATTCTTTGCTCTATCAAGTCCCATAGATTCAGTAAGAGCCTTTACAACAACTGCAGGAGTAAAGAACTGGCCTTTGTTAAGCTCCCTTTTCTTATGCATGTCAGGAAGCCCACGGGAACCTTCCAGTTTAACAGTAAGTCCAAGAGGTTTATACTTATGGAGTGCATATTCCCTGGTAAGTGTACGGGATTCCTGCATCTCGAAGATCCTGTAGTTTGGATCGTCTGGACTAATTGTTCTTAATATTGATTTTATTTCTTCAGTTATTGGTTCTGGAATAAGATCGGACTTTGGGAGAATAGGGTTTGAACTGATCTGATCGAGAAATTCGATTAATGTAGTTTGTAACAAGTATCACACCTCTTAGATACAAAAAATAGTGTGCTTTTTTTGGTGAAAATTTAGTTCCCAAAATTATTTATACTCATTCTGGAGTGTAATTATATATGGTGGTAGATCAGGAAGAAATCCATAGGTTGAGTTTGAGTAAAGATGTAAATGATAGACTTATAGCTTTTAGATTATTTAGGGATCACTTTGAATCATTACCCGACAAGTCATCCGCATGGATTGATTTGTATAGATTGACACAGGATAAGAATTCGATTGTAAAAAATAATGCTCCAAATGCTCTTGGTTATGCTTTCGAACATGTTCCTGACAAGTTTGTTGCATGGACTGATCTACATCATCTAACACGCAATGATGATAAGGATGTTAGAAAGAATGCTGCTTCTACCCTTGGTTATGCTTTTAAACACATTCCTTTGGAGTTCAAATCTGCTGCTTGGAATGACCTGCATAAGCTGACAAAAAATAAGCATTGGATGGTTAGAATGAATGCTGCTTTAGGTCTTGGTTATTCTTTTGAGTACATTCCTGAGGAGTTTAAGTCTGCTGCTTGGTTAGATTTACAAAGATTAACAAATGATAAAGATCTTGATGTTAGACAATATGCTGTTAATGCACTTGGTTATGCCTTTGAATATATTCCTGATAAGTCCATTGCTTGGTCTAATCTCCAGACACTAACAAGTAATGATAATTTGTATCTTAGAAGTCGGGCTACTTCTGCTCTTGGTCATGCATTTAAGTATGTTCCAAATAGGTCTGTTGCATGGTTCGAATTGCATAGGCTAGTATGTGATGATAATTCATATGTTAGAAGCGTTGCTGCTAGTAGCCTTGGTTATGTTTTTAAGTACATTCCTGAAGAATTAAAGTCCGAAGCTTGTTCTGATTTACATAAACTAACATATGATGAAGAATTAAACGTTAGAAGTAATGCCGCTTCGGTTATTGGTTCTGCTTTTTCTTATATTCCTGAAGAATACAAGTCTACAATGTGGTTTGATTTACATAGACTAACAAATGATAAATATTCAGATGCGAAAATGTATGCAAATCATTCCCTGGGTAAGATATGTATTTATAAAGCATCTAAATCAGAAATCGAATATGAGTCACGTACTTTGTTTGAAGAAGCGATTCGATATTTTGAAACTGCTACAAATGAACGTAGTTATTCAAATCCTGCAAAGTTTTGTAATCATTTCTATCGTTCTTTTGATGTAGTTTTGTTTAAAAAAAATAACTCAAAGAACAATATTGAGAAATATATTACAGCTGCAAAAAAGGAAATTGAAGGATCTAAAAGTAAAGAAAATCTCATCAAAGCAATTGAACAGTTAGCTGAGGCTCTTGAAATGGCACACCATGCTCATGAATCTGGTAATGATTGGCAAGAAACACTAAAACATTGCTCAGATATCTGTAATCGTGCTGACCAATTAATGTTAGAGAACAAAGATAATATACCTGCTATATTCGACATATACGAGAAAAACAAACCATCCTTTAGGAAAAACATCAAAGAACTCATAGATGAAGTCAAAGAGAAAGCAGAGATAACCTGCAAGGAAACACAAGGTACTCCTGCTGAAGGTGTTGCTTGTTCTATTAACAAGGAAATACAAAAATGGAAAATTGAAAGTCAGGAAGATATCGAAAAGAGTTTCTATAATCTAATCGATATGATGAAGATTATGATACCTGACATCCCTAAAAATCAGTTACTACTCTCAAAAGTTAATTCTATGGAAAATTATACAAAACCAGAGGATGTGTTTGAAGCTCTAGGTATGATATTTCCATTGATCAAAAACATGAGTCTATCTGAAGATATAAACTATATCAAATCAACAGTAGATGAAATAAAAGTTGATGTAAAACAAGTAGATACGAAAATCGATAATCTGAGTATTAATGTCGAGCAAGTGACGAAACAGATAATGGAACAGCCAAATTCACAAGAATATCTTGATCTGATCCAACAGAGATTAGAAAATATTCAAGATAAAATTCCTGAAATGAAGGATGAGATTAAAGATGTACTTGATGAATTGTATTCTCCTCTTGGAATAGAGAGAAAACTAAAAATTTCCATCCCATTAATTCCATTGTTCATGTCATATGAAGCTCAAGTAACTCCTTCTAAGTTTGTAGTTGATCGGATTTTTGAATTTAAGCAGCTTTACAGTAAATTAATAATATGAGAAATAAATGATATCGTTTTTCAAGCCATATATTTGATATTTGCATCCAATTTTTGCATGAGAAAATGAACTATTTGCTTTTATTAGCACTATTAACCACTTTTATGTTTCTGATATCATTTGGATTTACAAAGATAGGCTTATTACCAATCATCACTCTGATATGGTCACGGAAACTAGGAAGAGCTCCTATAATTTTGTCTCCATTTTTCGTTTCGATCTCAAATGTTGACTTGTGTTCAAATTTTGGATAGTTCTTTTGGGTGACAGAAAATATCATTCCAAGAAAAATCGGTGAAAGTAGTCCTAGTACAAAAACAACGAAGATACCTAATAGAGACATCTGCATATTATTTCCTCTGTATTCTATGTTACTGTATTTGGGAAATTATTCCCAATGTATAAATAACTTGTGTTTTTATTGTTCACCTAAAAAAATATATTATGTCTGTATCTGCAGAGATGGTTTCTTTTCTGGTGATTTCGTATTCTTATTCCTCAGATGTTCAGGATCATACCTTTGCCTGTCTTTAAGTTCCTGTTTCTTTGCAGCATTCCAGCCGCTAACTGCTTGAATATAACCAGTGACTCTGGAAAGGTGTTCTACATTATTGGATCCACAATTCTCGCAAGTATTGTGTAATCCTGGCATTACGTGAGAATCATTTCTGCAGATAGTCAGATCCTTTGTAAATGCAAAGTACCCGACCTGCGTGTTCTTAGCAATGTTCATAGCAAATTCTTTGAGTCCTTTTGCATCCGGAGAGCTTTCTCCAAGCCATATATGGAGAATGTTTCCTCCGTCAACTATTGGGAAGAACGTGTGCTCCGCCTTGATTCTATCTATAATTGATATGTTTGCTCCAGGTGGTACATGTGTTCCGTTTGTGTAGTATACAGGGAGATCTCTTGTCATGTTTCTTTGCCTGAGAGCTGTATCAATATCTCCTTTGATGACACGGATTGCATCTTTTCTATAAGATTCGTTCAGCAGGTCGGATACAGCAAATCTCTGACATGTTGTTTCTGCAGGTGTTCTTGCAAGAGCAATTGTCATACCGTGCTTTACAGACAGTTCTTTTGCATACATTTCCATTTCTGTCATTACCCTTATTGCAAGTTTCATGGCAATGTGTGATTCATGTAGCTGGCACCCACATTGGACCTGAACCATTTCGTTGATTCCTATAACACCGATTGTATAAACCAATGCATTCAGATCGACTGCAATGCTTCCCTTTTTATTTGTATTGGGATCTTTTGGTCTTTGAGTAATGAATGGCATTCTACCTGCAGTTATTACCTGGTTCATCCAGTTTTTCTTGATGTTGAATATTTTGACTGCATCATCCATCTGTTTCTTGAGGATTGCTATCAGGAGATTATCATTACCATTGGCTTTGTAAGCTGCTCTTGGACAATTGAGTGATACTACCTGCCATGATCCCATTGAGAAATGCTTACCCTCCTTGAATAGTACTTTTTCTTCAAATTCGTTATCATCTTCTTCATTTACGGAAAATTGATAAGCACAACATTGATAGCAAGAAATCCCGCCTTTTGAACGTCTGTATTCAGGAAGCTGGTTATCAAAGTAAGGAGTTCCGAACTTTGAAGCAAGTTCAAATGCAGTCGTGTATAATTCTTCATATGTGGGGAGTTCTGGATGGGTTTTGTTGAATAATGTGTCTTCTTGCATAAAATCGGGTTCTATAGAAATCTCAGGCTTTGGAAAACTGAATGGCTTGCCCCAATAATCACCCTGTAGCATGACATTCATTAGAGCTTTGAAGGATAACCTTACTTCTCTTTCAAACTCACCATATGTACGTTTTAATGGGCTATCGAGACCATTCCAGACCTTTCCCATATATACAGCTGGAATATCTTTCCATATACTTGGTATTCCCGGAGAAAGCTGAACTGATGAGAACACCAGCTGTCCTCCACGAGCAACCATCATCTGTGTCATTTCATAGATGAACATTTGCATTAGCTGTTCAATTTCCTTGTATTCTTTGCCTTCCAGGTAAGGAGCAAGGAACGTAAGGAAATTGTAGAATCCCTGCCCTCCGGCAAAGTTTGTCTGTGCGCTTCCAAGTGCTTTTACTGCATGAAGGATTGCAACTTCTGCTTTCATTGCAGGTCCTGCTACACTTGCTTTCGTTCCGTTTCCATCCGGCATCAAGCCATAGTAGAAGAAATATCTCAGATCCCAATCCTGACAGAATGGCCGGGTTCCAAAGTATTCAAGATCGTGGATATGAATGTCACCTTTTAGGTGCATATCAGTGATTTCCTGAGGGAATAGTAAAAGATACTGTTCCTTAGAGATCTTATCGGCTTTTTTCTTGTGAGCTGTTTCAGCATTACACTGTAAATTGGCATTTTCATTTACTTCAAAACCGTTACCTAAATCGATTTCACATGCATCAAATACAGGAGTTCCAACACGAGTAGATATTTTTCTCCATTCAGGATGACCTGACTCAAGGAGCTTAATGTTGACAATTTCTCTAATGAGAGGGCCTGAGAGAACAGAAAGATTCATTTTCAAAATACTTTTCTCAACGTCCTTTGCTATATTTTGTGCTTCTTCTCTTGTGATTGCTGTAATTCCATAGTACTTTTCACAAAGGACTGTTTCTTTGAGGAGCTGGTTCACGATAGCTTCTTTGTTCCATTCTATGAAGTGGCCATCCGTTGTCCGGACTTGAGGCATAGTAACTACAAGTGATCCATCTAATGATTGCTGTTTAGGTTGCATGTGATTACCTTGATTATTTGGTAATGAGTGTTTGTTTTTTTTTAAAAAAAAAGCAGTATTATAAATCAAATACAGGAGACATATTTAAGAGAGGTGTAACGCTGATGTCTCCTGTTTATCTTATGAATCCTGATGCAACTCAGGCATAAGCTGGAATATCTTCAAGTATTGATGTGATTTTTGTCATGCTATCGGGTTTCTCGCTCTTGAGATTAACCATAACAATATCATTTTGATGAGTAATTGTTATTGTTGTTGAAAGCATGGTAAATGAAACATCTGTAGTCAATGATTCCT
It encodes:
- a CDS encoding HEAT repeat domain-containing protein, producing the protein MVVDQEEIHRLSLSKDVNDRLIAFRLFRDHFESLPDKSSAWIDLYRLTQDKNSIVKNNAPNALGYAFEHVPDKFVAWTDLHHLTRNDDKDVRKNAASTLGYAFKHIPLEFKSAAWNDLHKLTKNKHWMVRMNAALGLGYSFEYIPEEFKSAAWLDLQRLTNDKDLDVRQYAVNALGYAFEYIPDKSIAWSNLQTLTSNDNLYLRSRATSALGHAFKYVPNRSVAWFELHRLVCDDNSYVRSVAASSLGYVFKYIPEELKSEACSDLHKLTYDEELNVRSNAASVIGSAFSYIPEEYKSTMWFDLHRLTNDKYSDAKMYANHSLGKICIYKASKSEIEYESRTLFEEAIRYFETATNERSYSNPAKFCNHFYRSFDVVLFKKNNSKNNIEKYITAAKKEIEGSKSKENLIKAIEQLAEALEMAHHAHESGNDWQETLKHCSDICNRADQLMLENKDNIPAIFDIYEKNKPSFRKNIKELIDEVKEKAEITCKETQGTPAEGVACSINKEIQKWKIESQEDIEKSFYNLIDMMKIMIPDIPKNQLLLSKVNSMENYTKPEDVFEALGMIFPLIKNMSLSEDINYIKSTVDEIKVDVKQVDTKIDNLSINVEQVTKQIMEQPNSQEYLDLIQQRLENIQDKIPEMKDEIKDVLDELYSPLGIERKLKISIPLIPLFMSYEAQVTPSKFVVDRIFEFKQLYSKLII
- a CDS encoding helicase-related protein, whose product is MLQTTLIEFLDQISSNPILPKSDLIPEPITEEIKSILRTISPDDPNYRIFEMQESRTLTREYALHKYKPLGLTVKLEGSRGLPDMHKKRELNKGQFFTPAVVVKALTESMGLDRAKNLTIMDNSMGIGSMFQFIPNNNRLYGIELDNNAFSIAKYIWPNDTIINDNLINHTSFKHGAIPENDRYLLTSKERTMVDAFIINPPFSLQIEKKNIPLINANWGKLGPRSSIESHIAALEIALESSRTVVGAILPTSFFTNSSTYSFEKWASIQHKKLLRIDLPSEAFKEYGTEWNCSLVVYIPYDYWYNKLETMHLTVETMEQLPEKIEIWKNSEGYKKLLEKIDTANEYPLYDLDLQPHAEIESISVPSKPTLSLEYAKKIRISVNANSSGLVFSAKDMLSALKLQEAIDSYGKKYNRGNQTNFSIWQWNCRRMNIVNDGLDTIMQMKEHLERKGLDVVFDDQVFNWYKKITQRKELEMTPFEKAVYDEDKGIWINKYSENGIRTKYAAKYEELHKKLDKLGIDWLWPYQKDDVIRMCMKSGVMYTGDMGVGKTRCIIASIILSGHEHALIVVESRNIKEFLTEFNNLGIKNVNVIDSRKELDNLKQFNIISYNKLWTKIDGLKKPYIKVLKKKIKFVAFDEAHNLKAADSNRSLAARQMFGRCKRIIEATGTIINNYPRNIFSLLVAAWGDGTELNPYGYRYPVDEGYQFTSGTRKFNETFIKTTWVSEQFAQTLDKGMRSMEVPMVKDINEWYKMLAPKMIRRVTNEPEVKPYMKCPTPVFHNHLIKPDTDHLLYYKKWLENYAKWFREQLEIMKYDSSHNISNAIVISHLTKLQFASTIPQSSKTDIPGFEWNHDSTQKQIKTIELIRNAINNGEKIIVFSERPEFLSYMHRILNQEQINSILFTGEISIDKRITDKEKFQTSPDINVMLATTTCGETALNIPEASTVIVVDVNWTPSKTRQAYSRILRPQQKKEPNIHFVLLEGTIDEYMKQLCDLKANGIDQAIDEKKVSEFNPDNWLSYKDFSYKMLTEEGLL
- the nrdD gene encoding anaerobic ribonucleoside-triphosphate reductase: MQPKQQSLDGSLVVTMPQVRTTDGHFIEWNKEAIVNQLLKETVLCEKYYGITAITREEAQNIAKDVEKSILKMNLSVLSGPLIREIVNIKLLESGHPEWRKISTRVGTPVFDACEIDLGNGFEVNENANLQCNAETAHKKKADKISKEQYLLLFPQEITDMHLKGDIHIHDLEYFGTRPFCQDWDLRYFFYYGLMPDGNGTKASVAGPAMKAEVAILHAVKALGSAQTNFAGGQGFYNFLTFLAPYLEGKEYKEIEQLMQMFIYEMTQMMVARGGQLVFSSVQLSPGIPSIWKDIPAVYMGKVWNGLDSPLKRTYGEFEREVRLSFKALMNVMLQGDYWGKPFSFPKPEISIEPDFMQEDTLFNKTHPELPTYEELYTTAFELASKFGTPYFDNQLPEYRRSKGGISCYQCCAYQFSVNEEDDNEFEEKVLFKEGKHFSMGSWQVVSLNCPRAAYKANGNDNLLIAILKKQMDDAVKIFNIKKNWMNQVITAGRMPFITQRPKDPNTNKKGSIAVDLNALVYTIGVIGINEMVQVQCGCQLHESHIAMKLAIRVMTEMEMYAKELSVKHGMTIALARTPAETTCQRFAVSDLLNESYRKDAIRVIKGDIDTALRQRNMTRDLPVYYTNGTHVPPGANISIIDRIKAEHTFFPIVDGGNILHIWLGESSPDAKGLKEFAMNIAKNTQVGYFAFTKDLTICRNDSHVMPGLHNTCENCGSNNVEHLSRVTGYIQAVSGWNAAKKQELKDRQRYDPEHLRNKNTKSPEKKPSLQIQT